The Candidatus Nitrospira nitrificans genome segment ACCGGCGGAGCTCTACAATCTCTGCATCATGAGAATACGACCCATGCTCGTCACGATACCCGGCGCGATCCTGCCGCATCCCTACGGGGGGCAAGACATGCAGGTCATGATCAATGTCGATCAGCAGAAATTGCTGGCCCGCCACCTCACCACGGAGGACGTGCATCAAGCGATCGAGAAACAAAACCTCGTGTTGCCCGGCGGGGACATGAAGATCAAGGAGACCGATTGGCTCGTCTTGACGAACGCATCGCCGCTGAAGATTGAAGAGTTCGACGACATCCCGATCAAGCGAGACGGCAACTCCTTCATCCACCTGCGCGACGTCGCCACGGTTCGCCTCGCCGGCCGGGTACAAACGAACTCCGTCCTGGTCGACGGCAAACAGGCGGTCATCGTCGTCGTCATGAAAAGCAGCGAAGCGTCGACGTTGGACATCGTGGATGGAATCAAAAAAATGCTCCCTCGCATCCAGGAGGTCGTGCCTCCCGATGTAAAGGTCAGTCTCCTCAGCGATTCCTCGGTCTTCGTCAGAGATGCCATTGCCGACGTGGTGCATGAAATGGTCATCGCCGCCGCCCTGGTCGGCTTCATCGTGCTGCTGATGCTCGGCTCCTGGCGCCCGACGGTCATCGTTCTCACCTCGATTCCACTTTCCATCCTTTGCTCCATCATAGGACTCCATCTGCTCGGAGAATCGATCAATATCATGACCCTAGGCGGGCTGGCGTTGGCCGTCGGCATTCTCGTCGACAACGCCGCAGTCATGATCGAGAATATCGATACGCACCTCGCCATGGGTAAGCCGTTGGAGACGTCGATCATCGACGCCGCCAATCAGATCATTCTCCCGACGTTCGTCGCCACGCTTGCCATCACAATCGTGTGGGTCCCCCTCTTTCACTTAAGCGGCATTGCCGGGTGGGTGTTCCCGGCGATGGCCGAGGCCGTCGTCTTCGCGATGCTGGCTTCCTTTATCTTGACCTATACCCTCGTCCCGACGATGGCGAAGTATATTCTGAAGGCTCATCACGCGACCGAATCCGGAGGCGGCGCCTTTGCCCGCTTCCAGCGTGGATTCCAGGAATCCTTCGACCGCTTCCGCGATCGCTATGCCGCATTGCTGGAGCGCGTGATCGCCCACCGGGCGCGATTCGTCATGATCTCCATGGTGTTCGCGCTGGGATCGCTCGTTCTGTTTTACTTCAACGGACGAGAGTTTTTCCCTCAGATCAAGGGCGGCTTGTTGCAGATGCACATGCGGGCGCCGCTCGGGTTGCGGATCGAGGCGGCAGGGCGTGTGGCTACCCTCGTCTCAAACGACATCAGGGAGATGCTGCCCGGCAACGTCGACACGATCGTCAGCAATTGCGGCCTTCCGGTCGGAGCCCATAACCTCGCCTTTATTCCATCGCCGACGATCGGCACTCAGGATTGCGACCTCACCATCACGCTGAAGGATGGACAGTCGCCGGTGTGGGAGTATCGGAACCTGCTCCGCAAAAACCTGACGAAGCGTTATCCAGGAACGGAATTCACCTTTCAGCCGGCGGATCTGACGGATAAGATTCTCAACTTCGGCTCGCTCGCGCCGATCGACCTGCAGATCAATGGGCCGGATCTTTACGCCAATTACGCGTACGGCCAAAAACTGGCGAGCAAATTCCGCCAGATCCCCGGCGCCGCGGATGTGTACATCTATCAGACGATGTTTCAGCCGACGATCCTGGTCGAAGGCAACCGGAGATTCGCGCTCGGCCTGAATCTGAACCAGAAGGACTTCGGCTTCAACATGCTCCTCGCAACCGCGGGCAGCCAGCAGATCGATCAGAAATATTGGCTCGACCGCTCGACACGGCAGTCGTATCGACTCAATGTCTATACCCCGCAACCGCAGCTGACGAGCGTGAAAGATCTCATGTCGATCCCGGTTGCTCCGGAGGTGCGCGACCATGAGGAAGGCTCGGACGACGCCGTGCATTTGCTCGGCAATATGACCAACCTCTCGCTGATCGGAACACCGGGAGTGGTGACGCACCGGAATCTCCTGCCGATGATCGATGTCTTGGTGTCGGCGGAGGGACGCGATCTCGGCGGTGTGTTGGCGGATGTCCGAACAATAGCGGCCTCCATGAAGGACGAGCTGCCGCGCGGCTCGGAAGTGGAAATCCATGGCCAATCCGAAGTCATGCACGAAGCCTTTATCGAACTCGGTGGCGGTCTTCTTGTCGCGATCCTACTGGTCTATCTGTTGATCGTCGTCAATTTTCAATCCTGGCTTGATCCCTTCATTATCATTACGGCCTTGGTGGGCGCATTCGCGGGCATCGCATGGTCGCTCTTCGCGACCCATACGAATATCTCCGTGCCTGCGCTGACCGGAGCCATCATGACGATGGGCACGGCCACCGCCAATTCGATCCTGCTCGTCGCCTACGCCCGTGAGCGGCTTGCGGTTCACGGTGACGCGCTGCGGGCCGCGATCGAGGCGGGGAAGGGCCGCATTCGCCCGGTACTCATGACGGCGGCGGCCATGATCATCGGCATGCTTCCCATGGCCATGGCGAATTCGCAGAATGCGCCGCTTGGCCGCGCCGTCATGGGAGGATTGGCCGTTGCCACCCTGTTCACGTTGTTTTTCGTTCCCTGCATTTACGCCATCATCTATAACCGTCGAACTGTTCTCCAAAAGGAGTGTGATTAACATGGATAACTTGGGCAGGAAAGTCTTTCTGATTGTAGTTGTCATCGTGGTGCTCGCGTTTCTCGGTTATCGGTTTAGCGCGAACCAGCAGGAGGCGGCCGCGTTGCAAACGGACACCGTGGACCGCACCGTTACTCCGGTAGCGATCACGCATGCCAAGCTGTCGGATGCGACCGACACCATTACACTCCCCGGCAATATCGTCGGTTGGAACGAGGCGCCCATCTACGCGCGTGTCACCGGCTACGTGAAGGAGTGGCACAAGGACTACGGCCATGAGGTGAAGAAGGGAGAGGTCCTCGCCGAAATAACCACTCCGGATTTGGATGCGGAATACCGACAGGCCGTTGCGGATCTGCAATCGGAACGCGCCAAGAACGAGCTGGCCGACCTGACCGCAAAACGTTACGTGGCGATGCGGCACAATCAAGCGCTCTCGGAACAAGCGATTTCCGTACAGGTGGCCGAGGCAAAGGCCCAGGCCGCGAAAGTGAAAGCGGCGGAGCAAAAGGTGAAGAACATTGAAGCGTTCATCGGGTTTAAACAGGTCACGGCTCCCTTCGACGGCGTCGTGATCCAGCGCAATATCAGCGTCGGAGATTTGGTCGGCAAAGAGGGCAACCTCAACACACCCAATGCAAAGAACAATCTCTTTACCGTGGCCGTCGTCGATAAGTTGCGCCTCTTCGTGAGTGTCCCTGAGTCCTTCGGAGCCTTCCTCAGTCCCGGCCTGACGGCCGACGTGACCGTGCCTCAATTCCCCAATCGCCATTTCACGTTCGAATTTCTGACCGTCTCGAAGGGATTTGATACGAACACACGCACCGCGGTGGCGGTCTTTACCATCGACAACAAGGACCGCGTGCTTTGGCCGGGATCCTATGCCACCGTTCATTTGACCGCTCCCGTGGACCTCGGGGTGATGACGATTCCGACGAGCGCGATGGTGTTCCAGGAGCACGGCACGCAGGTGGCCGTCGTGGGAGAAGACGACCGGCTTCACTTTAAGCCGATCGTGGTGGCCAAAATTCTCGACAACGTCATCGAAGTGACACAGGGCATTTCCGAGAGCGATCGCATCGTGAATAATCCCGGCGCCGCGCTGCTGGAAGGAGACAAGGTGCGCATCGTCAAAGCCGCCGGAGGCTATGACCTTGTGACTCGAGAAGCCCCAGCTTCAGAAGCCAGTACGCAGAAGAAACAATCGACGAAATCTTTATGACATCCGATCCTCTTGAGAGGGGAGACTGTGCACAAATGACGATGAATATGATCCCCACAAAACGCATCGGGGCATGGCAAAGCGGCTTGTTGGTCTTGGCCCTGCAGGTTTCGGCCTGCGACTCCCTTCCGCGGGTCGATTTGGCCCCGACCTATGAGCCGCCACAATACGTCGTGCCCGTCTCCTGGCATGGCTCGAGTCCCTTCGTGGAGGCGAAACCGTCGGATGACGAAGTTCGCCCCGATTGGTGGAAATTGTATAACGATCCGGTTCTGAATAAGCTCGTCGAACAAGCCATGGACGCCAATCCGGATCTCCAGGCCGCCGCCGAGCGCTTCGTGCAGGCGCGGGATGTGATGATGAAGGCCCGGTCGCAGTTATATCCACAGCTCGGCATCGGGTTCGGCGGTCGGCACGCCAGACAGTCGGTCGACAAACTCTTTCGCCCCGACAATATCCCGATCCAGGGAAGCACCATGGAGCTGGGAGGCATTGCGGCATGGGAGCCGGATTTCTGGTCGGCCCTCCGCAATGCCATGCGGGTGGAGACCTACACCGCCCAGGAACGCGCCGCCGATTGGGCGCTTGCGCGTCTCAGCCTGCAAGCGGAGGTGGCATCGGACTATTTCATCCTCCGGGGTTTCGATGCGCAAACCGCCACGTATAGCCAATCGATCGACCTTTACAAACGATCGTTGGCGCTCGTCAAGGCGCAGTTCGCCGGCAAACTCGCCTCGGCGCTGGACGTCGCCCGTGTCGAATCCTTGTTGTTCAGCACAGAGACAAGATTGGCGCAGATCCAAGGCCAGCGCCAACTGACGGAACAGGCGATCGCCATTCTGGTCAATATGGCGCCGGCTAGTTTCACGGTTGAACCGGTCGATGACCTTCGTGTCGCAAGCTTTACGATTCCGCGCACCATCCCGTCCACCCTGCTGGAGCGTAGGCCGGACATTGCCGCGAGCGAGCGAAGGGTCGCACAGGCGAGCCGCACCGTCGGCATCGCCAAGGCGGCGTTTTACCCCAATGTCGCGTTCCGCGCGGACGGCGGATTCGAAGACGGCTTTCATTTGATCGAACTGGCCCATACGTTTTGGACCTACGGCGCAGAGGTGTCGCTGCCGGTCTTTCGTGGAGGATATCGCCGCGCTCAATTGCAACAGGCATGGTCGGCGTTTCGCGAAGCGGAAGATGTCTATCG includes the following:
- a CDS encoding efflux RND transporter permease subunit, with product MNNLVQIALKRPYTFVVLAILILVFGAMAVVEAPTDVFPNIQLPVSSVVWLYDGLMPQETEGRVTRVFEQLLTSTVEGIKTIVSTSYFGHSIINIFLQDGVDLAGSEADIVAISQTAVKALPPDVAAPMVMRLFPSQVPVAVLQVESEVQTPAELYNLCIMRIRPMLVTIPGAILPHPYGGQDMQVMINVDQQKLLARHLTTEDVHQAIEKQNLVLPGGDMKIKETDWLVLTNASPLKIEEFDDIPIKRDGNSFIHLRDVATVRLAGRVQTNSVLVDGKQAVIVVVMKSSEASTLDIVDGIKKMLPRIQEVVPPDVKVSLLSDSSVFVRDAIADVVHEMVIAAALVGFIVLLMLGSWRPTVIVLTSIPLSILCSIIGLHLLGESINIMTLGGLALAVGILVDNAAVMIENIDTHLAMGKPLETSIIDAANQIILPTFVATLAITIVWVPLFHLSGIAGWVFPAMAEAVVFAMLASFILTYTLVPTMAKYILKAHHATESGGGAFARFQRGFQESFDRFRDRYAALLERVIAHRARFVMISMVFALGSLVLFYFNGREFFPQIKGGLLQMHMRAPLGLRIEAAGRVATLVSNDIREMLPGNVDTIVSNCGLPVGAHNLAFIPSPTIGTQDCDLTITLKDGQSPVWEYRNLLRKNLTKRYPGTEFTFQPADLTDKILNFGSLAPIDLQINGPDLYANYAYGQKLASKFRQIPGAADVYIYQTMFQPTILVEGNRRFALGLNLNQKDFGFNMLLATAGSQQIDQKYWLDRSTRQSYRLNVYTPQPQLTSVKDLMSIPVAPEVRDHEEGSDDAVHLLGNMTNLSLIGTPGVVTHRNLLPMIDVLVSAEGRDLGGVLADVRTIAASMKDELPRGSEVEIHGQSEVMHEAFIELGGGLLVAILLVYLLIVVNFQSWLDPFIIITALVGAFAGIAWSLFATHTNISVPALTGAIMTMGTATANSILLVAYARERLAVHGDALRAAIEAGKGRIRPVLMTAAAMIIGMLPMAMANSQNAPLGRAVMGGLAVATLFTLFFVPCIYAIIYNRRTVLQKECD
- a CDS encoding efflux RND transporter periplasmic adaptor subunit; the protein is MDNLGRKVFLIVVVIVVLAFLGYRFSANQQEAAALQTDTVDRTVTPVAITHAKLSDATDTITLPGNIVGWNEAPIYARVTGYVKEWHKDYGHEVKKGEVLAEITTPDLDAEYRQAVADLQSERAKNELADLTAKRYVAMRHNQALSEQAISVQVAEAKAQAAKVKAAEQKVKNIEAFIGFKQVTAPFDGVVIQRNISVGDLVGKEGNLNTPNAKNNLFTVAVVDKLRLFVSVPESFGAFLSPGLTADVTVPQFPNRHFTFEFLTVSKGFDTNTRTAVAVFTIDNKDRVLWPGSYATVHLTAPVDLGVMTIPTSAMVFQEHGTQVAVVGEDDRLHFKPIVVAKILDNVIEVTQGISESDRIVNNPGAALLEGDKVRIVKAAGGYDLVTREAPASEASTQKKQSTKSL
- a CDS encoding efflux transporter outer membrane subunit; the encoded protein is MIPTKRIGAWQSGLLVLALQVSACDSLPRVDLAPTYEPPQYVVPVSWHGSSPFVEAKPSDDEVRPDWWKLYNDPVLNKLVEQAMDANPDLQAAAERFVQARDVMMKARSQLYPQLGIGFGGRHARQSVDKLFRPDNIPIQGSTMELGGIAAWEPDFWSALRNAMRVETYTAQERAADWALARLSLQAEVASDYFILRGFDAQTATYSQSIDLYKRSLALVKAQFAGKLASALDVARVESLLFSTETRLAQIQGQRQLTEQAIAILVNMAPASFTVEPVDDLRVASFTIPRTIPSTLLERRPDIAASERRVAQASRTVGIAKAAFYPNVAFRADGGFEDGFHLIELAHTFWTYGAEVSLPVFRGGYRRAQLQQAWSAFREAEDVYRSTVLNAFREVENNLSLTNRLTLAADRQDAAVEATFKTQNLTTDLYRGGLASSLELIFAQVNTLEARIDSITIKADLLKSSVALIRALGGGWNRKQLPSDDQIQPFGTLQYVNLDKPAPAGGIDVPAENNHLYNDLTKRP